Sequence from the Clostridium botulinum genome:
TGCTTATACCATCTAAAGGATCATTTCCCCCTAAGTTCCATGAAATAAGTGTTCCATAATGTTTGGGATCAGTCTGTCCTGGATACATAATTAAAGCTGCATCTTCAATAGCCTTCCAGCCATCCATTACAACATCATCATTAGCATTTTTATTTTCCATTTCTTTTTTAAATTTATCAAATAATGTCATTCTTATCTTCCTTTCAAGTTCTTATTTAGTGGGTCTTTTATAAATTTATTTTAGCCTCCCTATTTAATCTCGTCCATTTTTAATAAAAATTATATATTTTGTATAAATTTTCTTGTAAGTATAGAAAAAGCACCCATTATCCAAAGAATATGAACTAATTCAGAATTTATATAACTATGCTAATTTAATCCAATATCTCTGAGTTATAGTATTATCATTTGGATCGAATATTTCGTTTTCTAATACTCCACCATTTGAAGTAATGGTCTTAGCAGATGCAATATTCTGTTTATCACAAGTAATTAGAACTTCCTTTATGTTCAATTCAATACATTTTTTTAATGCTAATTTTAACATTTCAACTGCATATCCTTTTCGTCTTTCTAATTTTCTAACACTATATCCAATATGGCCTCCAAAATTTAATAAATATTCATTTAACCTATGTCTAATATCAATCATTCCAATTAATTTTCCACTTTCATCTAAAGCAAGATATGTTGTTGCTGGTACCAATCCATCTCTAACAGTTTTCTCATTTAAATTGTCATTAAAAGCCTTATACCACTCTTCAAATGATTTTGACTCTGTCAATCCTGTATAATCTTTAAACAATCATATGAGGCCATAAACATAAAGAAATTTATAAATTCATTACTGTTTATATAATAATAAATTTTCTTAATAATTCTTAATAAGTTTACACATTAAATCTTAGAACTATTAATCTAAAATGTGCTTATAAAGATTAAAGGAGAGATTTATTTTGAATAGAAAAAACAAATTGCTTTTACTTGGAATTTCATGGTTTATTATTGTTGCAATTTTATATACTACAGGTACATTAACAACGGATTTAAATAAAATCAGTCATATTATTAAGGGTAATCCTCTAGTAATGCAATTAATATTTGTATTATTATCTACTATTAGAATTGTATTTTTTATACCTCAAACAATTTTTATACTTATAGGAAGCGTTATTTTCGGACCATATATAGGTTTTTTCCTATCACTTTTATCACTAGCTTTATCACAAAGTCTTGTGTATTTTATTGGTAGATATTTAAACGTACAAATATTAGGAGAAGACTTTATAGATAATCATAGTAATACTATTAACATTATAAAAAAATATGGTTACAAAATTTTAGTGTTAGGTATAGTTTGTCCCATAGCACCTTCTGACTTAATAACAGCATCTGCTGCTTGCATTAAGCTAAATTATAAAAAATGTATTTCCCTTATTGTAATGGCAGATGCCCCAATGATATTTTTATATGGATTTTTAGGTGCTAGAATCGAAGGAACTTATTTATTCAAGATTTTAGCGGTCTTAGCTATAACTTTTATATCTTATTATTCCTTCGTTATTTGGAATAAAATCACTAAATGTGCATAGTAATTAGAATATAAAAATACCTATAGAATTTAGCTTTTAAAAAATTCTATAGGTATTTCTTTTACTCTAATGGCAATGATATTTTAAATTCTATAATCTCTTCATTTAAATTCACATCTATTTCTCCATTATGAAGTTCAACTATTCTTTTAACAATAGATAGTCCAAGTCCTGTACTATCTTGTTCTTTTCTTGATTTATCAACTTTATAAAATCTCTCAAATATATTTTTCAAATCATTTTCTGTAATGTCTTTAGCTTTGTTTAATACAGAAACAACCACATAATCATTTTCTTCAAACAGCTTTATTAATACTTTAGAGTTTTTCACACTATATTTTATAGCATTAGTTAAAATATTTTCTAAAACTCTTACAATCTTCTCTATATCAGCATTAATAAATATATCTTTATCAGTTATATCTTTTACTACTTCTAAGTTTTCCTTATTAAATATAGGAGTATATTCCCCAACCATTTGTTCTATCAATGATACTATTTCTAATCTACTATAATTTAATTTGATATCATGACTAGTTAGTTTCGTATATTCAAAAAGTTCATTGATTAATCTATTAAGGCTTTTAGTTCTTTCGTCTATAACCTCTATATAGTTATCAAACTTTTCTTTATCATTAAATTCATTTTTCTTAAGTAAATCCACATATCCTATGATAGATGTAAGTGGTGTTCTTAAGTCATGAGATACACTTGTTAT
This genomic interval carries:
- a CDS encoding GNAT family N-acetyltransferase; this encodes MFKDYTGLTESKSFEEWYKAFNDNLNEKTVRDGLVPATTYLALDESGKLIGMIDIRHRLNEYLLNFGGHIGYSVRKLERRKGYAVEMLKLALKKCIELNIKEVLITCDKQNIASAKTITSNGGVLENEIFDPNDNTITQRYWIKLA
- a CDS encoding TVP38/TMEM64 family protein, which gives rise to MNRKNKLLLLGISWFIIVAILYTTGTLTTDLNKISHIIKGNPLVMQLIFVLLSTIRIVFFIPQTIFILIGSVIFGPYIGFFLSLLSLALSQSLVYFIGRYLNVQILGEDFIDNHSNTINIIKKYGYKILVLGIVCPIAPSDLITASAACIKLNYKKCISLIVMADAPMIFLYGFLGARIEGTYLFKILAVLAITFISYYSFVIWNKITKCA
- a CDS encoding HAMP domain-containing sensor histidine kinase; its protein translation is MIDFKKVRINLIWGIIIGFFLSQVIIAEGYAILVSRQQINNWDHLSIEGIAGFRILAFIVFIATIAIFNTKKFRKLNLNKISIYLILVVIIAVVVAIQAILIIISIVFKRYPNIQEYIGKDYFISINAFYIISFLGIAIFLITFVSLVNRKVKYIKFLTKEVKVIKDEGFGKTIKVKGKDELSELCQSINDMSLELRKKIDNEKIIEKNKNELITSVSHDLRTPLTSIIGYVDLLKKNEFNDKEKFDNYIEVIDERTKSLNRLINELFEYTKLTSHDIKLNYSRLEIVSLIEQMVGEYTPIFNKENLEVVKDITDKDIFINADIEKIVRVLENILTNAIKYSVKNSKVLIKLFEENDYVVVSVLNKAKDITENDLKNIFERFYKVDKSRKEQDSTGLGLSIVKRIVELHNGEIDVNLNEEIIEFKISLPLE